From the genome of Ictalurus punctatus breed USDA103 chromosome 28, Coco_2.0, whole genome shotgun sequence, one region includes:
- the hnrpkl gene encoding heterogeneous nuclear ribonucleoprotein K, like isoform X3, with protein METEIEQQDEETTFSNTDTNGKRPAEDMDEEQTFKRSRNTDEMVELRVLLQSKNAGAVIGKGGKNIKALRTDYNASVSVPDSSGPERILSVSADIETIGDILLKIIPTLEEYQHYNGIDFDCELRLLIHQSLAGGIIGVKGTKIKELRENTQTTIKLFQECCPHSTDRVVLVGGKPQRVVECIKVILELTSEAPIKGRAQPYDPNFYDETYDYGGFTMMFEERGRRPMGGFPMRGRGSFDRMPPSRGGRPMPPSRRDYDDMSPRRGPPPPPLGRGGRGGSRARNLPLPPPPPPRGGGDRFSHHHGNIDDRPSDRRGRPIDRYESMSGVVYGGRGSYGDIGGPVITTQVTIPKDLAGSIIGKGGQRIKQIRHESGASIKIDEPLEGSEDRIITITGTQDQIQNAQYLLQNSVKQYSGRFF; from the exons ATGGAGACAGAAATCGAGCAGCAGGACGAAGAGACAACGTTCAGCAACACTGACACTAACG GTAAACGCCCTGCTGAGGACATGGATGAGGAACAAACCTTCAAACGTTCTCGTAACACAGACGAGATGGTGGAGCTGAGAGTGCTGCTACAGAGCAAA AATGCAGGTGCAGTAATCGGAAAAGGTGGCAAGAACATTAAAGCGCTCCGGACAGAC TACAATGCCAGTGTATCAGTCCCAGACAGCAGTGGCCCAGAGCG CATCCTGAGCGTGAGTGCAGATATTGAGACAATCGGAGATATTCTTCTGAAGATCATCCCTACTCTTGAGGAG TACCAGCACTACAATGGTATAGACTTTGACTGCGAGCTGCGCCTGCTGATTCACCAGAGTCTGGCAGGAGGCATTATTGGCGTCAAAGGGACCAAGATTAAAGAATTGAGAGAG AATACCCAGACGACCATTAAACTCTTCCAAGAGTGCTGCCCGCATTCGACAGACCGTGTGGTTTTAGTGGGAGGAAAACCTCAGCGAGTGGTGGAGTGCATTAAGGTCATCCTAGAATTGACGTCAGAG GCTCCTATTAAAGGCCGTGCTCAGCCCTACGACCCAAATTTCTACGACGAGACCTACGACTACGGCGGCTTCACCATGATGTTTGAGGAGAGAGGGCGGCGGCCCATGGGAGGGTTCCCAATGCGCGGGCGTGGCAGTTTCGATCGTATGCCCCCCAGCCGTGGCGGACGCCCCATGCCCCCCTCTAGGCGTGACTATGATGATATGAGTCCCCGCCGTGGACCACCTCCACCTCCGTTAGGGAGGGGGGGCCGAGGCGGGAGCCGGGCTCGAAATCTGCCTctccctcctccacctcctcccaGAGGAGG AGGCGACCGGTTTTCCCACCATCACGGCAATATAGACGACAGACCGAG TGACAGAAGAGGAAGACCTATAGATCGCTACGAAAGCATG AGTGGAGTTGTATATG GTGGACGAGGTTCCTACGGCGACATCGGTGGTCCTGTCATCACAACACAAGTGACTATACCCAAAGAC CTGGCCGGCTCCATCATCGGGAAAGGAGGACAGCGTATTAAGCAGATCCGTCACGAGTCCGGAGCCTCCATCAAAATCGACGAGCCTCTAGAGGGTTCCGAGGATcgtatcatcaccatcacaggAACGCAGGACCAGATTCAGAACGCGCAGTATCTACTGCAGAACAG CGTGAAGCAGTACTCTGGTCGGTTCTTCTAG
- the hnrpkl gene encoding heterogeneous nuclear ribonucleoprotein K, like isoform X4, translating into METEIEQQDEETTFSNTDTNGKRPAEDMDEEQTFKRSRNTDEMVELRVLLQSKNAGAVIGKGGKNIKALRTDYNASVSVPDSSGPERILSVSADIETIGDILLKIIPTLEEYQHYNGIDFDCELRLLIHQSLAGGIIGVKGTKIKELRENTQTTIKLFQECCPHSTDRVVLVGGKPQRVVECIKVILELTSEAPIKGRAQPYDPNFYDETYDYGGFTMMFEERGRRPMGGFPMRGRGSFDRMPPSRGGRPMPPSRRDYDDMSPRRGPPPPPLGRGGRGGSRARNLPLPPPPPPRGGGDRFSHHHGNIDDRPRRGRPIDRYESMSGVVYGGRGSYGDIGGPVITTQVTIPKDLAGSIIGKGGQRIKQIRHESGASIKIDEPLEGSEDRIITITGTQDQIQNAQYLLQNSVKQYSGRFF; encoded by the exons ATGGAGACAGAAATCGAGCAGCAGGACGAAGAGACAACGTTCAGCAACACTGACACTAACG GTAAACGCCCTGCTGAGGACATGGATGAGGAACAAACCTTCAAACGTTCTCGTAACACAGACGAGATGGTGGAGCTGAGAGTGCTGCTACAGAGCAAA AATGCAGGTGCAGTAATCGGAAAAGGTGGCAAGAACATTAAAGCGCTCCGGACAGAC TACAATGCCAGTGTATCAGTCCCAGACAGCAGTGGCCCAGAGCG CATCCTGAGCGTGAGTGCAGATATTGAGACAATCGGAGATATTCTTCTGAAGATCATCCCTACTCTTGAGGAG TACCAGCACTACAATGGTATAGACTTTGACTGCGAGCTGCGCCTGCTGATTCACCAGAGTCTGGCAGGAGGCATTATTGGCGTCAAAGGGACCAAGATTAAAGAATTGAGAGAG AATACCCAGACGACCATTAAACTCTTCCAAGAGTGCTGCCCGCATTCGACAGACCGTGTGGTTTTAGTGGGAGGAAAACCTCAGCGAGTGGTGGAGTGCATTAAGGTCATCCTAGAATTGACGTCAGAG GCTCCTATTAAAGGCCGTGCTCAGCCCTACGACCCAAATTTCTACGACGAGACCTACGACTACGGCGGCTTCACCATGATGTTTGAGGAGAGAGGGCGGCGGCCCATGGGAGGGTTCCCAATGCGCGGGCGTGGCAGTTTCGATCGTATGCCCCCCAGCCGTGGCGGACGCCCCATGCCCCCCTCTAGGCGTGACTATGATGATATGAGTCCCCGCCGTGGACCACCTCCACCTCCGTTAGGGAGGGGGGGCCGAGGCGGGAGCCGGGCTCGAAATCTGCCTctccctcctccacctcctcccaGAGGAGG AGGCGACCGGTTTTCCCACCATCACGGCAATATAGACGACAGACCGAG AAGAGGAAGACCTATAGATCGCTACGAAAGCATG AGTGGAGTTGTATATG GTGGACGAGGTTCCTACGGCGACATCGGTGGTCCTGTCATCACAACACAAGTGACTATACCCAAAGAC CTGGCCGGCTCCATCATCGGGAAAGGAGGACAGCGTATTAAGCAGATCCGTCACGAGTCCGGAGCCTCCATCAAAATCGACGAGCCTCTAGAGGGTTCCGAGGATcgtatcatcaccatcacaggAACGCAGGACCAGATTCAGAACGCGCAGTATCTACTGCAGAACAG CGTGAAGCAGTACTCTGGTCGGTTCTTCTAG
- the hnrpkl gene encoding heterogeneous nuclear ribonucleoprotein K, like isoform X2 produces METEIEQQDEETTFSNTDTNGKRPAEDMDEEQTFKRSRNTDEMVELRVLLQSKNAGAVIGKGGKNIKALRTDYNASVSVPDSSGPERILSVSADIETIGDILLKIIPTLEEYQHYNGIDFDCELRLLIHQSLAGGIIGVKGTKIKELRENTQTTIKLFQECCPHSTDRVVLVGGKPQRVVECIKVILELTSEAPIKGRAQPYDPNFYDETYDYGGFTMMFEERGRRPMGGFPMRGRGSFDRMPPSRGGRPMPPSRRDYDDMSPRRGPPPPPLGRGGRGGSRARNLPLPPPPPPRGGGDRFSHHHGNIDDRPRRGRPIDRYESMSGVVYDNNSSWEPFQSGGRGSYGDIGGPVITTQVTIPKDLAGSIIGKGGQRIKQIRHESGASIKIDEPLEGSEDRIITITGTQDQIQNAQYLLQNSVKQYSGRFF; encoded by the exons ATGGAGACAGAAATCGAGCAGCAGGACGAAGAGACAACGTTCAGCAACACTGACACTAACG GTAAACGCCCTGCTGAGGACATGGATGAGGAACAAACCTTCAAACGTTCTCGTAACACAGACGAGATGGTGGAGCTGAGAGTGCTGCTACAGAGCAAA AATGCAGGTGCAGTAATCGGAAAAGGTGGCAAGAACATTAAAGCGCTCCGGACAGAC TACAATGCCAGTGTATCAGTCCCAGACAGCAGTGGCCCAGAGCG CATCCTGAGCGTGAGTGCAGATATTGAGACAATCGGAGATATTCTTCTGAAGATCATCCCTACTCTTGAGGAG TACCAGCACTACAATGGTATAGACTTTGACTGCGAGCTGCGCCTGCTGATTCACCAGAGTCTGGCAGGAGGCATTATTGGCGTCAAAGGGACCAAGATTAAAGAATTGAGAGAG AATACCCAGACGACCATTAAACTCTTCCAAGAGTGCTGCCCGCATTCGACAGACCGTGTGGTTTTAGTGGGAGGAAAACCTCAGCGAGTGGTGGAGTGCATTAAGGTCATCCTAGAATTGACGTCAGAG GCTCCTATTAAAGGCCGTGCTCAGCCCTACGACCCAAATTTCTACGACGAGACCTACGACTACGGCGGCTTCACCATGATGTTTGAGGAGAGAGGGCGGCGGCCCATGGGAGGGTTCCCAATGCGCGGGCGTGGCAGTTTCGATCGTATGCCCCCCAGCCGTGGCGGACGCCCCATGCCCCCCTCTAGGCGTGACTATGATGATATGAGTCCCCGCCGTGGACCACCTCCACCTCCGTTAGGGAGGGGGGGCCGAGGCGGGAGCCGGGCTCGAAATCTGCCTctccctcctccacctcctcccaGAGGAGG AGGCGACCGGTTTTCCCACCATCACGGCAATATAGACGACAGACCGAG AAGAGGAAGACCTATAGATCGCTACGAAAGCATG AGTGGAGTTGTATATG ACAATAACTCTTCTTGGGAACCCTTCCAATCTG GTGGACGAGGTTCCTACGGCGACATCGGTGGTCCTGTCATCACAACACAAGTGACTATACCCAAAGAC CTGGCCGGCTCCATCATCGGGAAAGGAGGACAGCGTATTAAGCAGATCCGTCACGAGTCCGGAGCCTCCATCAAAATCGACGAGCCTCTAGAGGGTTCCGAGGATcgtatcatcaccatcacaggAACGCAGGACCAGATTCAGAACGCGCAGTATCTACTGCAGAACAG CGTGAAGCAGTACTCTGGTCGGTTCTTCTAG
- the hnrpkl gene encoding heterogeneous nuclear ribonucleoprotein K, like isoform X1: METEIEQQDEETTFSNTDTNGKRPAEDMDEEQTFKRSRNTDEMVELRVLLQSKNAGAVIGKGGKNIKALRTDYNASVSVPDSSGPERILSVSADIETIGDILLKIIPTLEEYQHYNGIDFDCELRLLIHQSLAGGIIGVKGTKIKELRENTQTTIKLFQECCPHSTDRVVLVGGKPQRVVECIKVILELTSEAPIKGRAQPYDPNFYDETYDYGGFTMMFEERGRRPMGGFPMRGRGSFDRMPPSRGGRPMPPSRRDYDDMSPRRGPPPPPLGRGGRGGSRARNLPLPPPPPPRGGGDRFSHHHGNIDDRPSDRRGRPIDRYESMSGVVYDNNSSWEPFQSGGRGSYGDIGGPVITTQVTIPKDLAGSIIGKGGQRIKQIRHESGASIKIDEPLEGSEDRIITITGTQDQIQNAQYLLQNSVKQYSGRFF; the protein is encoded by the exons ATGGAGACAGAAATCGAGCAGCAGGACGAAGAGACAACGTTCAGCAACACTGACACTAACG GTAAACGCCCTGCTGAGGACATGGATGAGGAACAAACCTTCAAACGTTCTCGTAACACAGACGAGATGGTGGAGCTGAGAGTGCTGCTACAGAGCAAA AATGCAGGTGCAGTAATCGGAAAAGGTGGCAAGAACATTAAAGCGCTCCGGACAGAC TACAATGCCAGTGTATCAGTCCCAGACAGCAGTGGCCCAGAGCG CATCCTGAGCGTGAGTGCAGATATTGAGACAATCGGAGATATTCTTCTGAAGATCATCCCTACTCTTGAGGAG TACCAGCACTACAATGGTATAGACTTTGACTGCGAGCTGCGCCTGCTGATTCACCAGAGTCTGGCAGGAGGCATTATTGGCGTCAAAGGGACCAAGATTAAAGAATTGAGAGAG AATACCCAGACGACCATTAAACTCTTCCAAGAGTGCTGCCCGCATTCGACAGACCGTGTGGTTTTAGTGGGAGGAAAACCTCAGCGAGTGGTGGAGTGCATTAAGGTCATCCTAGAATTGACGTCAGAG GCTCCTATTAAAGGCCGTGCTCAGCCCTACGACCCAAATTTCTACGACGAGACCTACGACTACGGCGGCTTCACCATGATGTTTGAGGAGAGAGGGCGGCGGCCCATGGGAGGGTTCCCAATGCGCGGGCGTGGCAGTTTCGATCGTATGCCCCCCAGCCGTGGCGGACGCCCCATGCCCCCCTCTAGGCGTGACTATGATGATATGAGTCCCCGCCGTGGACCACCTCCACCTCCGTTAGGGAGGGGGGGCCGAGGCGGGAGCCGGGCTCGAAATCTGCCTctccctcctccacctcctcccaGAGGAGG AGGCGACCGGTTTTCCCACCATCACGGCAATATAGACGACAGACCGAG TGACAGAAGAGGAAGACCTATAGATCGCTACGAAAGCATG AGTGGAGTTGTATATG ACAATAACTCTTCTTGGGAACCCTTCCAATCTG GTGGACGAGGTTCCTACGGCGACATCGGTGGTCCTGTCATCACAACACAAGTGACTATACCCAAAGAC CTGGCCGGCTCCATCATCGGGAAAGGAGGACAGCGTATTAAGCAGATCCGTCACGAGTCCGGAGCCTCCATCAAAATCGACGAGCCTCTAGAGGGTTCCGAGGATcgtatcatcaccatcacaggAACGCAGGACCAGATTCAGAACGCGCAGTATCTACTGCAGAACAG CGTGAAGCAGTACTCTGGTCGGTTCTTCTAG